The segment TTGTGGCTAATCTCCTTTTGCTTTTCCTAATGAAATTCCCCACAAATTCATCATCTGATAGCATTGATGCTATCATGTGCTGAGTTTGAGAGGATACCAATCCGAAGCTTGACATTTTTCGGGCGCAACTCACTACTGCATCATTGTAAGAATAGATAATGCCAACCCTAAGGCCAGGGAACCCCATGTCCTTTGACAGACTGTAAACAATGTGTACAAGATCAAGATTGCATTCAATATCTTCCTGTAGTATCTCTGCTATGCTAATGAAATCAGGCTGGCTGAAAACCGTGGCTGCATAAATCTCATCACAGACTAAATGGATGTTCTTTTCATTAATGAAGCTCACAATGCTTCTTAGAGTTTCCCTATCTAGCATGGTGCCCAACGGATTTGATGGATTGGTTATGAGCAAGCCCTTTACTTTGATGTTGTCTAATTTTGCCATCTCATAGGCATTTTCCAAGGCTTCTCTTGTTACCTTGAAGTTGTTAGAACTTTTAGAATCAACTGGAATGAGTTTTACTCCTGTTCTCCATCTCAAATCTCGATCGAATCTGCAATGAAgcacataaattaattagtaaTACAAATTACTAATATTGTTGTTGTCATTAACACCACTGCTACCACTTTCAAATCAGTCATGTTAAGTTTGTTTAGCAAAGTTATTGTCATTTAATTCAATTACGTATATGCCTAAAGCATTTTGTTGGATGACAGCTATAGAAATTAGGAAAAAGTAACGAGGGAATTATCCTCCACAAAAGTCAATAGCAGAGACAAATATGTCTGAACTAATAAATGGAGACCAGACCAATGCGGAAGATTGGCCTCACTTTCCTCCCCCTAGTTTGGCATTTTTCGTCTTGACACACCATAAGACGTCTTGCTACAGAGAAGAATCTAAGTGTAGTTTTGATGACTTTTTGGGACCCCAACTTGTATATGTTCATGCCCCCACAAAAGTAATTATACAAGCAGGTCTGAAAACTATTGATTCTGGCATTTCATTAATAGCTTAAGATGTTAACATTACAAATTGTTTATTATCGGTACTTATATGCACTTAATGATATGGTTGCCAAATTCTAGATAAATTAATCTAtagtattttcattattaatcTATagtattttcattttgatcaaatatttataattaatctctCTGCAATCCTCCCTCCCACTTTCCTCTTGACTCTCTCCTTCTTGGCCATGGAGGAAAGCAAAGGTCAAGGCTTACCACTCACCACATATAGGTGGGCGAAATGTCAAGGTGAAGCTTACTACTGTTATAATTAATCATTCAACTAATCTACCTTTATTTGAAgaatatttacaataaattagaataaagaagatagaaaataaaaggtaaagtAAATGGTAGATTACCCTGGATAATAAGGAGTAGGTACCAAAAATGCCTCGCCGGGATCTGCCAAGCAAAAGGCAATTGTTTCATGAGCTCCGGTAGCTCCTCCATTCATAACAATGCGGTCAGGATCAAATGTAACTTTATTTCCTCTCACTTTTTCCATGAACTTTGCTACAGCCTGTATCGTAATGTCCATAATTATTTAGctattacacatatatatatacttaaagatgagaaaacattttttttcttaattaatttatgtttcctTACATTTCTAAATTCTGGCAGGCCATGATAGTCCTGAAAGATAGCTACCTCTCTGAACTCATTAACTCCTTCAGGAGTGCAAATGGAGGCTTTTGGGTTGTTTTTGAGCCAGTCTTGAATCAAATCAAAGCAAAGCTGCATTTCatatagaaacaaaaatcaGTGACTATGTTCTGCTGAAAAATCTTCATGGAAATTCAAGAACCAGCAAATTAAAACATCATATTCAACCTAGCTAGTTAGTTACCTGATTCTCTGCAAGACCCATCTGGATAACCCCATTTGGATTCTCCGTGAGATGATGGGGATTACTGTCATAGGCTTTCCAGCCTTCAAAATATGGGGAGTCTTCACCATGTCCGTTGCTGCTTGCTATACTAGACAACAAGTGGTTATTCAACTTGAAAaccattttttcttcaaattaattcacCAGGAGTTTGTAACCAAGAATTTCAACAAGAGATGTTTTTGCGAGAGCAAATTTTTATAGAGAGTTTTGACTTTTGATGCAGTCGTAATTGCTGGCGTTAATACACGTATGTTGAGGTTAGGAAAACGAACAGAGACAAGCTTTCTGCAAGAATGATAGTTTGCTGCCTCCATTCACCGAGTATTTATAGTCGCTGTGGCGTGAATATATATGAATTTCTTTTTGCTCAAATATCATGGATATTTGTGGTCGGAGATAGCcatgcttttaaaatttttcataaattagttAATGATGAAGATTCATCGTAGGTGGGTTTTTTTGGCGCTTAagtttcatgaaattttaaattttaaatttttacttaacattaaatttttatatatttttaaattattttaatatgctgatataaaaaataattttttaaaaatattattttgatatatttccgaataaaaaatattctaaaacaataattattactatactctcaaacacctcatttttgtttatgataaaaGTGTAGAATATTATAAAGgatttttaaggtgtttttttttattatttatgcctTAAAGGTATTGAAAAAGATTAGTTTCTGATTAGGAGTGGGGTGgagattatattttaaaatatttttcacttgtaaatatattaaaataatatttttttttattttttaaatttatttttaatattagcatattaaaaagatttaaattacataattttttttaaaaataacaaaataataattaaaccacAATGTCAACAAGCCTTAAGCATTATTATTGATCACATTGTGGGAATGGTTACAGAACATGCATGTTTATTATATTGTCTTGTTGTTTATTTGTAAGGAAAGCAATTTTCAACACCTACTGATAAACCGTTTTATTTGTTTGcatgatttttaaatgtttggctctaatttgaaaaacttgtcaacaaaattcttattttatttgcaattaaaataactaagattaaagagataaaaaaatagtttaaataacattaaaacatATTTCATGACGAATCAAATATCAttctattagaaaataatataaattatatcctcgTACCTCATCTAtcagcttaaactattaggttgagatgattttttaacatggtattagagccttaatgaccaagtagtcacgagttcaaatcttatAA is part of the Populus nigra chromosome 8, ddPopNigr1.1, whole genome shotgun sequence genome and harbors:
- the LOC133700497 gene encoding 1-aminocyclopropane-1-carboxylate synthase-like, whose protein sequence is MVFKLNNHLLSSIASSNGHGEDSPYFEGWKAYDSNPHHLTENPNGVIQMGLAENQLCFDLIQDWLKNNPKASICTPEGVNEFREVAIFQDYHGLPEFRNAVAKFMEKVRGNKVTFDPDRIVMNGGATGAHETIAFCLADPGEAFLVPTPYYPGFDRDLRWRTGVKLIPVDSKSSNNFKVTREALENAYEMAKLDNIKVKGLLITNPSNPLGTMLDRETLRSIVSFINEKNIHLVCDEIYAATVFSQPDFISIAEILQEDIECNLDLVHIVYSLSKDMGFPGLRVGIIYSYNDAVVSCARKMSSFGLVSSQTQHMIASMLSDDEFVGNFIRKSKRRLATRHRVFTYGLAQVSIKCLTTSNAGLFLWMDLSGLLEEKTFEAEMALWRVIIHEVKLNVSPGCSFHCTEPGWFRVCIANMDDQTMQVALSRIRTFVNKDVDTKKPKKTLRWQGSLKLNSPRIYDDFINSPHSSIPQSPLVRART